Proteins encoded together in one Chelonoidis abingdonii isolate Lonesome George chromosome 1, CheloAbing_2.0, whole genome shotgun sequence window:
- the ARHGDIB gene encoding rho GDP-dissociation inhibitor 2 yields MSSDSAASSGLPLEVWALFFFLQLPSCSNCQSSKLNAESREGPRTQTPGSQETMTEKTPDLHVEEEDDEVDGKLNYKPPPQKSLQELQELDKDDESLAKYKKSLLGDGPVVADPTAPNVVVTRLTLVCDSAPGPITMDLTGDVAALKKETFVLKEGVEYRVKIHFKVNRDIVSGLKYVQHTYRTGVKVDKATFMVGSYGPRPEEYEFLTPVEEAPKGMLARGTYHNKSFFTDDDKHDHLTWEWNLSIKKEWTE; encoded by the exons ATGAGCAGTGACTCTGCAGCTAGCTCAGGGCTTCCTCTTGAAGTGTgggcgctttttttttttcttcaacttcCTTCCTGCTCTAACTGCCAAAGCTCAAAACTGAACGCAGAGAGCAGAGAGGGACCCCGGACGCAGACGCCAGGCA GCCAAGAGACCATGACTGAGAAAACCCCAGACCTACACGTAGAGGAAGAGGATGATGAAGTGGACGGCAAACTCAACTAcaagcccccaccccagaaatcgcttcaggagctgcaggagctggacAAGGATGATGAAAGCCTTGCTAAGTACAAGAAATCCCTGCTGGGGGATGGGCCTGTGGTGGCAG ACCCAACAGCTCCCAATGTGGTAGTCACACGGCTCACCCTGGTATGTGATTCTGCTCCAGGACCAATCACCATGGACCTTACTG GGGATGTTGCAGCACTGAAGAAAGAGACATTTGTACTAAAGGAAGGAGTTGAATACAGAGTTAAGATCCACTTCAAA GTAAATAGGGACATTGTGTCTGGATTGAAATATGTGCAGCACACCTACCGGACGGGGGTGAAGG TGGATAAAGCTACGTTCATGGTTGGCAGCTATGGGCCACGGCCGGAGGAGTACGAATTCCTGACACCTGTTGAGGAAGCACCCAAGGGCATGCTGGCTCGGGGCACCTATCACAACAAGTCCTTCTTCACTGATGATGACAAGCATGATCATCTCACCTGGGAGTGGAATCTGTCCATTAAGAAGGAGTGGACAGAGTGA